Proteins from a genomic interval of Papaver somniferum cultivar HN1 chromosome 4, ASM357369v1, whole genome shotgun sequence:
- the LOC113272163 gene encoding uncharacterized protein LOC113272163: MNAKDKYLGSPLILGHSKQESFRAIKENFIDRLSGWSSSIITQADKSIMVKHVLISVPLYQMGIFQLPKHLINQLTSLQRKYFWGYSFNRGFNPISWSKICKAKDLGG, from the coding sequence ATGAATGCTAAAGATAAATACTTAGGATCACCGCTCATTCTGGGCCATTCTAAGCAAGAATCTTTCAGAGCTATTAAGGAAAATTTTATAGACAGACTTTCTGGATGGTCTTCAAGTATTATAACTCAAGCTGACAAGTCAATAATGGTTAAACATGTGCTCATCTCAGTTCCTCTCTACCAGATGGGTATTTTTCAGTTACCTAAACATCTAATAAATCAGTTAACTTCTCTTCAAAGGAAATACTTCTGGGGTTATAGTTTCAATAGAGGTTTTAATCCTATATCATGgtccaagatttgcaaagccaaAGATCTTGGTGGTTAG
- the LOC113274925 gene encoding DEAD-box ATP-dependent RNA helicase 8-like has protein sequence MNNPRGRYPPGIGNGRGGGGGGGYVNSNPNFQPRNPQQQQYVQRNPVQNQPQYQQQQQQQQQQQWLRRNPMGGNESSVNEVEKAVQSETIDSSSQDWKARLKIPPSDTRYRTEDVTATKGNEFEDYFLKRELLMGIYEKGFERPSPIQEESIPIALTGSDILARAKNGTGKTAAFCIPALEKIDQDNNVIQVVILVPTRELALQTSQVCKELGKHLKIQVMVTTGGTSLKDDIMRLYQPVHLLVGTPGRILDLAKKGVCVLKDCSMIVMDEADKLLSPEFQPSVEQLIRFLPTSRQILLFSATFPVTVKDFKDRYLQKPYIINLMDELTLKGITQFYAFVEERQKVHCLNTLFSKLQINQSIIFCNSVNRVELLAKKITELGYSCFYIHAKMLQDHRNRVFHDFRNGACRNLVCTDLFTRGIDIQAVNVVINFDFPKNSETYLHRVGRSGRFGHLGLAVNLITYEDRFNLYRIEQELGTEIKQIPPQIDQAIYCR, from the exons ATGAATAATCCAAGAGGTAGGTATCCGCCTGGGATTGGGAATGGTCGTGGTGGTGGAGGGGGTGGTGGGTAtgtgaattcaaaccctaattttcaaccaagaaaccctcaacaacaacaatatgTGCAGAGGAATCCTGTACAGAATCAACCTCAGTatcagcaacaacagcaacagcaacaacaacaacagtggtTGAGAAGAAATCCTATGGGCGGGAATGAATCAAGTGTGAATGAAGTCGAGAAAGCAGTGCAGTCCGAAACCATCGATTCGAG TTCTCAAGATTGGAAGGCAAGGCTAAAGATCCCACCTAGTGATACACGTTATAGGACAGAG GATGTGACGGCTACAAAAGGAAATGAGTTTGAAGATTACTTTTTGAAGCGTGAGCTGCTGATGGGGATATACGAGAAGGGTTTTGAAAGACCTTCTCCCATCCAGGAAGAAAGCATTCCAATTGCTTTGACCGGAAGCGATATTCTTGCCAGAGCTAAAAATGGGACAGGAAAGACAGCTGCTTTCTGCATTCCTGCTCTGGAAAAAATAGATCAAGACAACAATGTGATTCAAG TTGTTATACTAGTTCCTACTAGAGAATTGGCGCTCCAGACATCACAAGTCTGTAAGGAGCTCGGGAAGCATCTGAAGATTCAAGTCATGGTGACCACTGGAGGAACCAGTCTAAAGGATGACATCATGCGCTTATACCAACCCGTGCATTTGCTCGTTGGAACACCCGGAAGGATTCTTGACCTTGCCAAGAAGGGTGTTTGTGTACTGAAAGATTGCTCAATGATTGTTATGGATGAG GCAGATAAGCTTTTGTCTCCAGAGTTTCAACCTTCAGTCGAGCAGTTAATTCGTTTTCTACCTACAAGTCGACAAATCTTGTTGTTTTCAGCAACATTTCCTGTAACTGTTAAGGATTTTAAAGATAGATATCTACAAAAGCCGTACATCATTAATCTTATGGACGAGCTTACCCTCAAGGGAATAACACAATTTTATGCTTTTGTGGAAGAGAGGCAGAAGGTCCACTGCTTGAACACTCTCTTCTCGAAG CTTCAAATTAACCAGTCAATCATATTTTGCAACTCTGTTAATCGGGTAGAGCTGTTAGCGAAAAAAATTACAGAGCTCGGCTATTCTTGCTTCTATATTCATGCGAAAATGTTGCAAGATCACCGAAACAGAGTGTTTCACGATTTTCGCAATGGTGCCTGTAGGAATCTTGTTTGTACGG ATTTATTCACAAGGGGTATTGACATTCAAGCAGTTAACGTTGTTATAAACTTCGATTTCCCCAAGAACTCCGAAACTTATCTTCACAGG GTTGGTCGATCTGGAAGGTTTGGACATCTTGGTTTGGCTGTGAATTTGATCACATATGAGGACCGCTTCAACTT GTATAGGATTGAACAAGAACTTGGGACGGAAATTAAACAAATTCCTCCGCAAATAGACCAAGCTATATACTGTAGGTGA